One part of the Nematostella vectensis chromosome 8, jaNemVect1.1, whole genome shotgun sequence genome encodes these proteins:
- the LOC5509780 gene encoding lysophosphatidic acid receptor 3, protein MGVIHEWHTSRLKPLYWVLITEGFIIFFFNSLSLVTFAANPNLRRRSAYFLISVAIADAMVGFAAIFCYGFILMDEYAAGWRFTGEFLWIASSSASINGLVLIAVERLHATFRPLHHRRVLQRFYHCGVCVQWIVAIPLGICFAATANAILVIWLRNFVAFLSLGILCISYLIIFVNVSRQRLHHGSPNSTRRDRVLAKTLFIVTALSLVTWLPDLLFHLVPGYTEHLLVHEVLMGVRLLNSIVNPIVYVLRMPDFRKTLAKIVYHPLWPCKKDEVVAISTAGDHAMAQVNRVFN, encoded by the coding sequence ATGGGTGTCATACATGAATGGCATACCTCACGACTGAAACCGCTGTACTGGGTCCTTATCACAGAAGGGTTCATTATCTTCTTCTTCAACTCTCTCTCACTCGTCACCTTCGCCGCCAACCCAAACCTGCGCAGGCGCAGTGCGTACTTCCTAATCAGTGTCGCCATAGCCGACGCCATGGTGGGGTTTGCAGCTATCTTTTGCTATGGTTTCATCTTAATGGATGAATACGCAGCCGGCTGGCGATTCACTGGGGAGTTCCTCTGGATTGCCTCCTCGTCTGCGTCTATCAATGGCCTGGTTTTGATCGCTGTTGAGCGGCTACACGCCACATTTCGACCATTGCATCATCGGCGGGTGCTTCAACGCTTCTATCACTGCGGAGTCTGTGTCCAGTGGATCGTAGCGATACCTCTAGGAATATGTTTCGCCGCCACCGCAAATGCAATATTAGTTATCTGGTTACGAAATTTCGTAGCGTTTCTAAGCCTAGGGATTTTATGCATCTCGTATTTGATCATCTTCGTCAATGTCAGCCGACAGCGCTTGCACCACGGTTCGCCAAACTCAACGAGGCGCGATCGTGTGCTCGCGAAGACTCTCTTTATTGTGACGGCTCTCTCGCTGGTCACGTGGTTACCAGACTTATTGTTTCATCTTGTTCCCGGATATACTGAGCATCTACTTGTTCACGAGGTTTTGATGGGTGTGAGGCTGCTGAATTCTATAGTCAATCCCATAGTTTATGTGCTTCGTATGCCTGACTTTAGGAAAACTTTGGCTAAGATTGTATATCATCCATTGTGGCCGTGTAAAAAAGATGAAGTCGTGGCAATCAGTACCGCCGGTGATCATGCGATGGCACAGGTAAACCGCGTGTTTAATTGA